AAACCCGGGCGGGGGCGAATTCTCCCCACGCGGGGCGGCGTCCTCCGGGGCGCGGAGAACGCTTCGGGGCTCCCCTGGCCCCGAGAGTAGGGCGCCCGAAGCCTGCGCCCCGGGGCGCGCCCCTTTCGTTGCTCCCGCGGCGGTAGAGTGTCCAAGAGCCTCCGCGGCTTCCGCAGGGTCGTTCCGGGCTGCAACTCCATTGTAACTGGAAGGGTTCATTTGGTTTGGATTTTGCTCAGAtgaaaaaaactggaagaaaacgAAAACCCGGTCAGCAAAAGACAATTTCAGGAGCTGCGCGCTCGGCCCGCCCGGCGCGGCGGCCTGGAAGCGGCCGGGCCGGAGGAGCGGGGAGCGTCTGCTAATTGCAGCTTCGTTAGATTTCGGGTTTGGGAGGCTGCGGTTCGGGCGCTAATATCCGCCGCCCATTATCCCGGCTAATAAATTTGACCTATTGTTCGTTTGTTAAAATGATGTCACCTTGGAACAGTCCCTAAGCTCCTATTTCCATGAATTAGGCCTTTATTGAAAGCCGGGAGCCAATGAGAGGAGAGAGGCTTGTTGATCGCAGCCAATGGCTGCGGCGGGAGAGGAATTAGCAGCGGAAACTCCAGGTTCGGTTCAAGAAAGATGACACAGAGCCTGTCGGGCCCGCGCACTCTTGGCAAAGTTTCAGTGCGACGAGAGGCGCCGGGCGCTCCATGGCCGCGCCGTAACGGGGACCCAGCCGCCTCCCcgcccagcccggcccagccctTCCGCCCGCCCAGGATGGAGGCGCCCGCCAGCGCGCAGACCCCGCACCCGCACGAGCCCATCAGCTTCGGCATAGACCAGATCCTCAACAGCCCCGACCAGGACAGCGCGCCCGCCCCGCGGGGCCCCGACGGCGCCAGCTACCTGGGAGGGCCCCCCGGGGGCCGCCCGGGAGCCGCATACCCGTCTCTGCCCGCCTCCTTTGCCAGCCTCGGCGCGCCCTTCGAGGACGCGGGATCTTACAGTGTCAACCTGAGCCTAGCGCCCGCCGGCGTGATCCGGGTGCCCGCGCACAGGCCGCTGCCCGGGGCCGTGCCGCCGCCTCTGCCGAGCGCGCTGCCCGCCATGCCCTCCGTGCCCACGGTCTCCAGCCTGGGCGGCCTCAATTTCCCCTGGATGGAGAGCAGCCGCCGCTTCGTGAAAGACCGCTTCACAGGTGAGCAGCGCAGGCTCCCGGCTCCAGGCCTCCGCCCTCCGGGTGCCAGAGGCGCCGCGCCCTTTGCGCTCCACTCCCGGAAACGATTCCAGAGGCCCAAGCGCGGCGGAGGCCTCAGCGCCCAGGGTCCCGGGCAGCCGTGGAGGGGAGGGTAATCGGAGAGTCGCAGGAAAATAAACCCGTGCccgggggaaggggcaggggacaggggcgTCTACCGACCGGCTTGGTACCGCTGGGACGCGCGGGCCAGCGCAACAGCGGAGCACTCTGTCCCACGGGGCGCCACGGGGTCCGCCTGGGGCCCGAACGGCGACCGAACAGGGCTGGGCTTTAGGGGCCCTCGTGTGTCTCCACAGCGGCAGCCGCTCTCACGCCCTTCACCGTGACCCGGCGCATCGGCCACCCCTACCAGAACCGGACGCCGCCCAAGCGTAAGAAGCCGCGCACGTCCTTTTCCCGGGTGCAGATCTGCGAGCTGGAAAAGCGCTTCCACCGCCAGAAGTACCTGGCCTCTGCCGAGAGGGCGGCGCTAGCCAAGTCGCTCAAAATGACGGATGCGCAGGTCAAGACCTGGTTCCAAAACCGGAGGACCAAGTGGCGGTGAGAGAGGCCTCCCCGGCCCCAATGCACCTGCCCTCAgctgcccctgcccgccccagccTCAGTCCGCTCTCTCCCGTCCCGGCTACCCCTCACCCGCCCCCCCCCGGGGGCTGGGCCTCCCgcccccgcctcctcctccccggcCTCGCGCGCCCCGTCTCCCCGCATCCCGCTCTCCGCGCCTCGGCTGCCC
This window of the Microcebus murinus isolate Inina chromosome 21, M.murinus_Inina_mat1.0, whole genome shotgun sequence genome carries:
- the TLX3 gene encoding T-cell leukemia homeobox protein 3, which translates into the protein MEAPASAQTPHPHEPISFGIDQILNSPDQDSAPAPRGPDGASYLGGPPGGRPGAAYPSLPASFASLGAPFEDAGSYSVNLSLAPAGVIRVPAHRPLPGAVPPPLPSALPAMPSVPTVSSLGGLNFPWMESSRRFVKDRFTAAAALTPFTVTRRIGHPYQNRTPPKRKKPRTSFSRVQICELEKRFHRQKYLASAERAALAKSLKMTDAQVKTWFQNRRTKWRRQTAEEREAERQQASRLMLQLQHDAFQKSLNDSIQPDPLCLHNSSLFALQNLQPWEEDSSKVPAVTSLV